CTTCGGCGTCGGGGTTGCCGAGGCCATGAAGGATCTTTCCGAGCGCGTCGACTTGATCGACGTCAAGTTCTTCGTGACCTCGCTGCTCGTCCAGCTCGAGACCGGCGGCAACCTGGCCGAGATCATCCAGGGCATCGCGGGGCTGATCCGCGCGCGTTTCGAGCTGTATGGCAAGATCCAGACGCTCTCGGCCGAAGGCCGCATTTCGGCGCTGGTCATGTTCGTGCTGCCGTTCGGGCTCGGCGGAGCGCTGTTCCTGATCAACCCAAGCTACATGAGCCTGCTCGTGACCGATCCGGCAGGCCAGTCGATGCTCAAGGGCGGCTTTTTCATGATGCTGCTGGGCCTTTACGTGACCAGGCGAATGATCCAGATCAAGGTCTGAAGGCGGCACGATGGAAGCGACAACCACGACTCCGATCCTGTACATCTCCGTGCTGGCCTTCATCTCGTGCTTCCTGGCCGTGCTCGGCATCGCCGGTGTCATGGACGTCGCACGCGGTCGCCGCGACCTGAGGGCCCGCGTCGTCGGTACCAACGACGGGGCCGCGCGTCCCGAGGACCAGACCGGCCTCGGCTACTTCCGTGAGCTGTTCATGAGCCTTCTGCGCCGCATCGGCGAGGCGAACCAGGACAAGAAGGAAACCGGTCAGGGCTCTCCGCTGATGCAGCGCCTGATGAGCGCGGGCTATCGCCGCGAGCAGGCCCCGCAGATCTTCACCGGCGTCAAGGTCCTGTTCGCGGTGGTGCTCCCGGTGGTCACGTTCATCCTGCCGATCCCCGCGCTGCAGGAGTCGTCGCTGGTCTCCAACCTGTTCGCGTACCTGGTGATGGCCGCGATCGGACTTTACGGGCCGGAGCTGTGGCTCTACCAGGTCAGCAGCGGCCGCAAGCTGCGCATCACCAACGGCTTTCCCGATGCGCTCGACCTGCTCGTCGTCTGCATCGAAGCGGGTCTCGGCCTCGACGCCGCGATCTTCCGCACGGGCGCGGAGCTTGCGATGGCGCACCCCGACCTCTGCGAGGAGCTGCACCTAGTCTCGCTCGAGCTTCGCGCCGGCCTGCCGCGCTCCCAGGCGCTGACCAATCTCGGCTGGAGAGCCGACATTGCCGAGGTCAAGAGCCTGGTCGCGCTGCTGATCCAGACCGACCGTTTCGGAACCAGCGTCGGACAGGCGCTGCGCGTTCACTCGGACGCGATGCGCACGCAGCGCACCCAGCGCGCCGAAGAGATGGCCGGCAAGCTTCCCGTCAAGCTCCTCTTCCCGCTGATGTTCTTCATCTTCCCGGCGATCTTCATCGTGATCCTGGGACCCGCGGTGATCCAGGGCATGCGCATCCTGCTGCCCACTCTCAGTGGAAAGTAAGACGGGCCCGCGCCCGTATTCGCCAAAGGCATGCAACGTGAAACTCACTCGTAGAAGCGGGACCCTTCTGTCCACGGCGGTTCTGGCCGGAGCCGCGATGGTGGCCGGCTGCGCGGTTCCGAGAATGCTCCAGGAGCCTTTCGAGAAGGGGGTCTACAGGGACATCCTCGAGCGCCAGGAGCAGAACATCCCGATCGACGACGACAAGCTGAAGAAGCTTCCGGCGCTGACCGGCGCCGACTACGAGAGGCTCGGAGATACCTATCTTTCGAGAGGCCAGCTGGGAATGGCGCGCGCAAAATACCAGAAAGCGCTCGAGCTGGAGCCCTCCGAGTGGAGGCTGCAGTACAAGGTCGGGACGATCTACCTGCGCGAGAACAATCCGAGCGAGGCGCTTCCGTACTTCCGTGAGATGATCAAGCACGACCCGAGCAGCGCCTACGGCTACGAAGGCGAGGGGCGCGCGCTGCTCGCGATGAAGGACCACGAGGCCGCCGAGAAGTCTCTGGAAAAGGCCGTCCACCTCGACTCTTCCAGCTGGAAGGCGCAGCTCGCGCTCGGGATGCTTTACGACGACCTCGGGCGTATCGACGAAGCAATCGCCGCGTACGAAGCCGCGCTGCGCATCCGGCCCGGCGAGGCCTCGATCCTGAACGACCTCGGCGTCGCCTACTACCTGCGCAAGGACTACGCGAAGTCGATCGAGACGCTCGAGAAGGCGCTGCGCACGGCCAGGCCCGAAGACCGCAAGCGGGTCTACAACAACCTCGGCCGCGCCTATGCGCGCACGGGTGCGTATCCTCGCGCCGTCGATGCGTTCCGGCGCGGCACCGATCTGCCGACAGCGTACAACAACGTCGGCGTCGTGCTGCTCGAGCAGGACAAACCGGCCGAGGCTGCCGGCTGCTTCGAAAAGGCCATCGCGAGCGCCGGATCGTACTACGCTGCTGCGCACGACAACCTGGCGGCGGCCGAGGATCGTGCCCGCGGCGCCAAAGGCGGCGGCGGACAGATCGCCTGCCCATAGGGGCCGGAACCGGCGCGTGCAGGCCTGCGTCAGCCTTGCGGCTGAGTGAGCCCGTGGCACCCGCGCGCGGCAGCTGACCCCGCGCGGCGCACCGTCCGTTGTCGCGTTGCACGTACCTGCGTGCTAGCAGCTTGCCGAGCCCCTCCCGGAGAACCAATGATGCGTGCTGTCGTCTGCAAGGAGTTCGGTCCGCCCGAGTCGCTGGGCGTCGAGCAAGTGCCCTCGCCCGTGATGTCGGATTCGCAGGTGCGCGTGCGCATCGAAGCGTGCGGCGTCAATTTCCCCGATACGCTGATCATCGAGAACAAATACCAGTTCAAGCCTTCGCTGCCGTTCTCGCCCGGAGGCGAAGTCGCCGGCGTGCTGAGCGAAGTCGGTGCGGCCGTCGAGGGATGGAACGTCGGTGACCGCGTGATCGCGATGTGCGGGTGGGGCGGTTTCGTCGAGGAGATGGTCGTCGATCCCGCACGGCTGATGCGCATGCCCGAAGGCATGGACAGTGTCACCGCTGCAGGCTTCACGATGACCTACGGCACCTCGCACTACGCGCTCAAGGACCGCGCCAACCTGCAGCGCGGTGAGACCCTCCTCGTGCTCGGCGCCGCCGGCGGCGTCGGGCTTTCCGCCGTCGAGATTGGAAAGGCGATGGGCGCGCGGGTCATCGCCGCTGCCAGCAGCGCCGACAAGCTCGAGGTGTGCCGCCGCTACGGCGCCGACGCCGTCATCGACTATTCGCGCGAGAGCCTGAAGGACAAGGTCAAGGAACTGACGGGCGGCAACGGTGCCGACGTCATCTACGACCCGGTAGGCGGCGACTATTTCGATGCCGCGTTCCGGACGATCGCGTGGGAAGGGCGCTACCTCATCATCGGGTTTGCCGCCGGTCGCATTCCGACGCTCGCGAT
The Candidatus Binatia bacterium DNA segment above includes these coding regions:
- a CDS encoding NADPH:quinone oxidoreductase family protein, translated to MRAVVCKEFGPPESLGVEQVPSPVMSDSQVRVRIEACGVNFPDTLIIENKYQFKPSLPFSPGGEVAGVLSEVGAAVEGWNVGDRVIAMCGWGGFVEEMVVDPARLMRMPEGMDSVTAAGFTMTYGTSHYALKDRANLQRGETLLVLGAAGGVGLSAVEIGKAMGARVIAAASSADKLEVCRRYGADAVIDYSRESLKDKVKELTGGNGADVIYDPVGGDYFDAAFRTIAWEGRYLIIGFAAGRIPTLAMNLVLLKGCQVVGVFWGSFTARDPQANQRNLAELARWCADGTLKPLVSATYPLEEASTALRSMLDRKAVGKIVLVTGHPAA
- a CDS encoding type II secretion system F family protein yields the protein MEATTTTPILYISVLAFISCFLAVLGIAGVMDVARGRRDLRARVVGTNDGAARPEDQTGLGYFRELFMSLLRRIGEANQDKKETGQGSPLMQRLMSAGYRREQAPQIFTGVKVLFAVVLPVVTFILPIPALQESSLVSNLFAYLVMAAIGLYGPELWLYQVSSGRKLRITNGFPDALDLLVVCIEAGLGLDAAIFRTGAELAMAHPDLCEELHLVSLELRAGLPRSQALTNLGWRADIAEVKSLVALLIQTDRFGTSVGQALRVHSDAMRTQRTQRAEEMAGKLPVKLLFPLMFFIFPAIFIVILGPAVIQGMRILLPTLSGK
- a CDS encoding tetratricopeptide repeat protein, whose protein sequence is MKLTRRSGTLLSTAVLAGAAMVAGCAVPRMLQEPFEKGVYRDILERQEQNIPIDDDKLKKLPALTGADYERLGDTYLSRGQLGMARAKYQKALELEPSEWRLQYKVGTIYLRENNPSEALPYFREMIKHDPSSAYGYEGEGRALLAMKDHEAAEKSLEKAVHLDSSSWKAQLALGMLYDDLGRIDEAIAAYEAALRIRPGEASILNDLGVAYYLRKDYAKSIETLEKALRTARPEDRKRVYNNLGRAYARTGAYPRAVDAFRRGTDLPTAYNNVGVVLLEQDKPAEAAGCFEKAIASAGSYYAAAHDNLAAAEDRARGAKGGGGQIACP